CGGATTGCCGCTGGGCTCCGCATTGCGAGCCGGGTTGGTGCCCGTCGCCGCGTCCTGTGCCGCCGCCGGTGTGGCGGCCACCAACCCCATGATCGCCGCCGAAATGAGCAAAGCCGTCCTGCTTGCCATCCTACCCTCCCGAAGCTCAGATTTTCTGATCGGAGACTATTGTTCCGATCGGAGAAGTGTCAACGGCTTTGTTCGCGCCGCGCATCTCCACGCTGGTGACGAAGCCATCGATGGCGCGCAGCAGCACCGCCGCCGTCGCGGCGACGCCGGCTAGCATCAGGAAATAGGCGGTCGGCGTCGTGCTGCTCCACAGCGTGCCGACGAACCCGGCCGCCAGGCTGCCGGTGAAGATCGCGAGGAACCACGCCGCCACCGTCGTCGCGCCGTAACCCTCGGGCGCGAGGCGCGCGAACAGGCCTAGGCCCACGGGGAGGATGAAGAGCTCGCCCAGCGTCAGCACCGCAAAGAACAGCGCCAGCCACGGCCACGCCGCCGCGCCGCCCGCCGTCGCCGAGGCGAAGGCGAGCAGCGCGAACGACCCGGCGACGATCAGCGCACCGGTCGCCATGCGGCGGGCCGAGGACTGGACGATCCCGCGCTCGGCACGCCGCGCCCACCAGGCAAGCAGCGGCGGGGTGAACAGCATCACGAACAGCGGATTGAGCGACTGGAACCACGTCATCGGGATCGTCCAGCCGCCCGCGCGCCGGTCGACGCCGCTGTCGGTCCAGAGCGCGACGGTATTGCCGACCTGCTCATATGCCCCGCGGAACACGGTCACCGCGCCCGCCACCGCGACGAGCGCGGCGACCATCCGCCAGTCGAACGCGCCCCTGGGCGCCGCCGGGTCGCGCCGCCGCGGCGGCTCGGGCGGGAGGTAGCGCTGACCCCAGACATAGATGCAGAGGCCCAGCGCCATGCCGATCCCCGCTGCGCCGAACCCCCAATGCCAGCCGAGCGTCTCGCCCAGCGTCCCGCAGATGATCGGCGCGAGGAACCCGCCCAGGTTCACGCCGACATAATAGAC
This is a stretch of genomic DNA from Sphingomonas sp. Y38-1Y. It encodes these proteins:
- a CDS encoding peptide MFS transporter; protein product: MTAARPERTWFGQPRGLTILFLTNMWEQFSYYGMRALLVYYMTKELLLDQQWSSIVYGTYTACAYFTPILGGVIADRLLGRRLAIVIGGSIMAAGHFMMAFEPLLYAALATIALGNGLFLPSLPSQIDSLYTADDPRRGWAYNVYYVGVNLGGFLAPIICGTLGETLGWHWGFGAAGIGMALGLCIYVWGQRYLPPEPPRRRDPAAPRGAFDWRMVAALVAVAGAVTVFRGAYEQVGNTVALWTDSGVDRRAGGWTIPMTWFQSLNPLFVMLFTPPLLAWWARRAERGIVQSSARRMATGALIVAGSFALLAFASATAGGAAAWPWLALFFAVLTLGELFILPVGLGLFARLAPEGYGATTVAAWFLAIFTGSLAAGFVGTLWSSTTPTAYFLMLAGVAATAAVLLRAIDGFVTSVEMRGANKAVDTSPIGTIVSDQKI